In Erigeron canadensis isolate Cc75 chromosome 6, C_canadensis_v1, whole genome shotgun sequence, the following are encoded in one genomic region:
- the LOC122604897 gene encoding zinc finger protein 10-like: MEQYSQYLMSVKSNNNNSNNILLMNPSYSASQYSWEEQAFAEDIAKGPLGGFSWPPRSYSCSFCRREFRSAQALGGHMNVHRREKAKLKQTHHHHHNVNTTSSDHTTTITTNNNNDIAPQNKHHNNNNNKLSSSSSLCKKTSSAGLGRRSPPSRVSSIPTLLLPHHQESLDSISDTKSCVYDDDFALLAHGNNGDAETKLLIGFDLDSCSNVAASRSCCKKQKTGAKQPSSMVDGLDLELRLAS; this comes from the coding sequence atggaGCAATATTCTCAATACTTGATGTCGGTAAAGAGCAATAATAATAACAGCAATAATATTCTCCTCATGAATCCGTCATATTCCGCCAGCCAGTACTCATGGGAAGAGCAGGCGTTTGCAGAAGATATAGCTAAAGGGCCTCTCGGGGGTTTCTCATGGCCGCCGAGGTCTTATTCGTGTAGCTTTTGTAGAAGAGAGTTCAGGTCAGCTCAAGCACTTGGTGGTCACATGAATGTCCATAGGAGAGAAAAGGCCAAACTCAAGcaaactcatcatcatcatcataatgtaAATACTACTAGTAGTGATCATACTACGACTATTaccacaaataataataatgatattgcACCACAAAATAaacatcataataataataataataagctgagtagtagtagtagtctTTGTAAGAAGACTTCATCAGCTGGTCTCGGTCGTCGTTCACCACCTTCCAGGGTTTCTTCAATACCAACATTATTATTACCTCATCATCAAGAAAGTCTTGATAGCATTTCTGACACAAAGAGTTGTgtgtatgatgatgattttgcaCTACTAGCTCATGGCAATAATGGCGATGCTGAAACAAAGTTGCTTATAGGATTTGACTTGGATTCATGTTCAAATGTAGCGGCCAGTCGTTCGTGTTGTAAGAAGCAGAAGACAGGTGCGAAACAACCGTCCAGCATGGTCGACGGGTTAGATCTTGAGTTGAGGTTGGCTAGCTAA
- the LOC122603528 gene encoding L-type lectin-domain containing receptor kinase S.4, protein MSFHHQHLTCLVFLFLALCTPSFSLSFIFNAFKDLNSDNLTVNGAADITSNGILRLTNDTPRLIGHGFYPHPIPFKNPTTKKPLSFSTSFVFAMVPEYKRLGGHGLAFTIFPENGLAGAQPNQYLGLLNVSNNGKEFNHLFAIELDTVKDFEFSDINDNHVGININSMVSKISTKAGFYIDGNSTKQDVNLNGGNKIQAWVDYDALKPQLNVTISPSSEKPDTPILSVPMDLSLILQDFMYVGFSAATGKLASSHYIFGWSFNMSGKAQSFNLNNLPSVPGAKKNHKVFLIGVSVAALLSLAIIAIAGIVFVIKFFKNVEEIEEWELDVGPHRYSYKELKKATKGFRNDGLLGVGGFGSVYKGVLPNSRTLVAVKRISNKSQQGMRTFVSEISTIGRLRHRNLVQLLGWCRKKEDLMLVYDFMANGSLDKYIYDSPKLNLTWKQRFNIIKDVAHGLLYLHEEWEQTVLHRDIKAGNVLLDSELNGRLGDFGLAKLCEHGSNSSTTKVVGTLGYLAPELTRTGKPTTNSDVFAFGALLLEVVCGRRPTEPKALPEELILVDWVWDKWTTGAVLEVIDSRLKNEFDEMEALVVIKLGLICSSNAPSARPPMRQVIRYLEGEVSLPERLAPPSENGQRGSQGWEFEDYVHSYPSSSFLDKVSNWSAGVEDEYIDVEAGLTSPLSDLQQRGEESKFRSEVR, encoded by the coding sequence ATGTCCTTCCATCACCAACACTTGACATgccttgtttttctttttcttgctcTATGTACACCATCTTTCTCTTTATCTTTCATCTTCAATGCCTTCAAAGACCTTAACTCCGACAATCTAACCGTGAATGGAGCTGCTGATATCACTTCCAATGGCATCCTCCGGCTCACAAACGACACTCCCCGGTTGATCGGTCACGGGTTCTACCCACACCCAATCCCTTTCAAGAACCCGACTACTAAAAAACCTCTATCCTTCTCTACCTCTTTTGTTTTCGCCATGGTACCAGAATATAAAAGACTTGGTGGCCATGGACTAGCTTTCACCATTTTTCCGGAGAACGGGCTCGCTGGAGCTCAACCAAATCAGTATCTTGGACTACTAAATGTCAGCAACAATGGCAAAGAATTCAACCACTTGTTCGCCATAGAGTTAGATACTGTTAAAGATTTTGAGTTCTCCGATATCAATGACAACCATGTTGGCATTAACATCAATAGCATGGTATCTAAGATTTCCACCAAAGCCGGGTTTTATATCGATGGGAATTCAACTAAACAAGATGTTAATTTGAACGGTGGGAACAAGATTCAAGCTTGGGTAGATTATGATGCTCTAAAACCCCAACTTAACGTTACTATTTCACCGTCTTCAGAGAAGCCCGATACACCAATTTTATCGGTTCCCATGGATCTATCATTGATTTTACAGGATTTTATGTATGTGGGGTTTTCAGCCGCAACGGGTAAGCTTGCCAGCTCTCACTATATCTTTGGTTGGAGCTTTAACATGAGTGGAAAAGCTCaatcttttaatcttaataatCTGCCTTCAGTACCTGGAGCTAAAAAGAATCACAAAGTTTTCCTAATTGGTGTTTCAGTTGCTGCCCTTTTATCTCTTGCAATCATAGCCATTGCTGGTATTGTTTTTGTgattaaatttttcaaaaatgtggAAGAGATTGAGGAATGGGAGCTTGATGTAGGCCCGCATAGATATTCCTACAAGGAGTTAAAGAAGGCTACAAAGGGGTTTAGAAACGATGGATTACTCGGTGTTGGTGGATTTGGGAGTGTTTACAAAGGGGTTTTACCTAACTCTAGAACCTTGGTTGCAGTTAAGAGAATTTCAAATAAGTCACAACAGGGTATGAGGACGTTTGTGTCGGAGATCTCGACTATTGGTCGACTCAGGCATAGAAATTTGGTTCAACTGTTAGGTTGgtgtagaaagaaagaagattTGATGCTTGTATATGATTTCATGGCTAATGGTAGCTTAGATAAGTATATTTATGACAGTCCTAAACTAAACTTAACTTGGAAGCAAAGATTCAATATCATAAAAGACGTAGCACACGGATTGTTGTATCTACATGAAGAATGGGAGCAAACAGTGCTTCATAGAGACATCAAAGCTGGGAATGTTTTGTTAGATTCAGAACTAAATGGGCGTTTAGGTGATTTTGGGTTGGCTAAGTTATGCGAACATGGATCAAACTCTAGCACCACTAAAGTGGTGGGCACGTTGGGTTATTTGGCTCCCGAGTTGACTCGGACGGGAAAGCCCACCACAAACTCAGATGTTTTTGCTTTTGGGGCTTTGTTGTTAGAGGTTGTCTGTGGGAGAAGACCAACTGAGCCGAAGGCGTTACCCGAGGAGCTCATTTTGGTGGATTGGGTGTGGGATAAGTGGACAACAGGGGCCGTTCTTGAGGTGATTGACTCAAGGTTAAAAAATGAGTTTGATGAGATGGAGGCATTGGTGGTTATAAAGTTAGGGTTAATATGTTCTAGCAATGCACCTTCAGCGCGGCCTCCTATGAGGCAGGTCATAAGGTACTTGGAAGGGGAGGTTTCTTTGCCGGAAAGGTTAGCTCCACCAAGTGAGAACGGTCAAAGGGGTAGTCAAGGGTGGGAGTTTGAGGATTATGTGCATTCTTATCCGTCTTCTTCTTTTTTAGACAAAGTAAGCAACTGGTCAGCGGGAGTTGAGGATGAGTATATTGATGTTGAAGCAGGTTTGACTTCACCTCTCTCAGATCTCCAACAGAGAGGAGAGGAGAGCAAATTTAGAAGTGAAGTTCGGTAA
- the LOC122605366 gene encoding ribulose bisphosphate carboxylase/oxygenase activase, chloroplastic-like, with the protein MATAVSTFGTAVNRAPLSLNGSSGVAAVPSSSFLGSSLKKIVNSRHTINNNRLSTFKVLAAEKEIEETQQTDKDRWRGLAYDMSDDQQDITRGKGMVDSLFQAPQDAGTHFAVMSSYEYISTGLRQYNLDNNMGGFYIAPAFMDKLVVHITKNFMTLPNIKVPLILGVWGGKGQGKSFQCELVFAKMGITPIMMSAGELESGNAGEPAKLIRQRYREAADIIKKGKMCALFINDLDAGAGRMGGTTQYTVNNQMVNATLMNIADNPTNVQLPGMYNKEENPRVPIIVTGNDFSTLYAPLIRDGRMEKFYWAPTREDRIGVCIGIFRTDNISEEAITKLVDTFPGQSIDFFGALRARVYDDEVRKWIGDVGVETIGKKLVNSREGPPTFEQPKMTLEKLLEYGWMLVKEQENVKRVQLADTYLASAALGDANKDAIDSGAFFGKKE; encoded by the exons ATGGCCACCGCCGTCTCAACCTTTGGAACCGCCGTCAACCGTGCTCCC TTGAGTTTGAACGGAAGCAGTGGTGTCGCTGCGGTCCCAAGCTCAAGTTTCTTGGGCAGCAGCTTGAAGAAGATCGTGAACTCAAGACACACGATCAACAACAACAGGTTATCAACTTTCAAAGTCTTGGCTGCAGAGAAAGAAATCGAGGAAACCCAACAAACAGACAAGGACAGATGGAGGGGTCTTGCATACGATATGTCTGATGATCAACAAGACATCACAAGAGGTAAGGGTATGGTTGATTCTCTCTTCCAAGCCCCTCAAGACGCAGGAACCCACTTTGCAGTCATGAGTTCCTACGAGTACATCAGCACTGGGCTTCGCCA atACAACTTGGACAACAACATGGGTGGATTCTACATTGCACCTGCTTTCATGGACAAACTTGTGGTTCACATTACCAAGAACTTCATGACTTTGCCTAACATCAAG GTTCCTTTGATTCTTGGTGTCTGGGGAGGAAAAGGTCAAGGAAAATCTTTCCAATGTGAACTTGTGTTTGCCAAGATGGGAATCAC ACCTATCATGATGAGTGCCGGAGAATTGGAAAGTGGAAACGCCGGAGAACCAGCTAAGCTCATCAGACAACGGTACCGTGAGGCTGCTGACATCATCAAGAAGGGGAAAATGTGTGCCCTGTTCATCAATGATCTTGATGCAGGGGCAGGTAGAATGGGTGGAACCACACAATACACGGTCAACAACCAGATGGTCAACGCTACCCTTATGAACATTGCTGATAACCCAACCAATGTCCAACTCCCTGGAATGTACAACAAAGAAGAGAACCCCCGTGTCCCCATTATCGTCACAGGAAACGATTTCTCCACATTGTATGCCCCACTTATCCGTGATGGACGTATGGAAAAATTCTACTGGGCTCCAACCAGAGAAGACCGGATTGGAGTGTGTATCGGTATCTTCAGGACAGACAACATCTCTGAGGAGGCCATTACTAAACTTGTCGATACTTTCCCAGGACAATCCATCG aTTTCTTTGGCGCGTTGAGGGCAAGAGTGTACGACGATGAAGTGAGGAAGTGGATTGGAGATGTGGGAGTTGAGACCATTGGAAAGAAGCTTGTGAACTCGAGGGAGGGACCCCCGACATTTGAGCAACCCAAGATGACACTCGAGAAGCTCCTTGAGTACGGGTGGATGCTTGTCAAGGAACAAGAGAATGTCAAGAGAGTCCAATTGGCGGATACCTATTTGGCATCCGCGGCTCTTGGAGATGCTAACAAGGACGCCATTGACAGCGGGGCATTCTTTG GCAAAAAAGAATAG